A part of Oryctolagus cuniculus chromosome 4, mOryCun1.1, whole genome shotgun sequence genomic DNA contains:
- the NRROS gene encoding transforming growth factor beta activator LRRC33: MELLSLWLCLGFHLLAVEWRNNGGTATAASQGGCKLTDGAADCRGQGLASVPSSLPPHSRTLILDANPLQTLWNHSLQPYPQLERLSLHGCRLQRLGRGAFRQQGRLRSLGLADNRLAQDYREAAAALRTLPRLQTLDLAGNSLTEDMAAVLLHNLSSLEAVSLARNTIMRLDESVFEGLEHLRELDLQRNYIFEIEGGAFDGLTELRRLHLAYNNLPCIVDFRLTQLHFLNVSYNGLEWFLASRTEAAFELETLDLSHNQLLFFPLLPQCGKLRTLLLQDNNMGFYRDLYNTSSPQEMVAQFLLVDGNVTNITTVHLWEEFASSSLPDLHLLDLSQNQFQYLPEGFLRKMPSLSRLDLNRNCLMTLHIREQEPPGALTELDLSHNQLSELHLAPGPSGCLRNLRSFNLSSNQLLGVPPGLFASASNLTTVDMSHNQISLCPSPAPSGRAAPHSCVDFRHMASLRSLSLEGCGLEALQDSPFQGTPLTHLDLSGNWGVLNGSVTPLRDVAPTLQVLSLRNAGLSSSFPELDFSAFGNLRDLDLSGNALTSFPRFGGSRALQTLDLRRNSLTALPQRAVSEQLWRSLRTVYLSQNPYDCCAVEGWGTLQRLQAVADLALVTCNLSSKVIRVLELPGSVSQDCKWERVDTGLLYLVLILPSCLTLLVACTVIFLTFKKPLFLLIKTRCRWSSVY, translated from the exons ATGGAGTTGctgtccctgtggctctgcctggGTTTTCACTTGTTAGCAGTGGAATGGAGGAACAACGGTGGAACGGCCACCGCCGCTTCCCAAGGGGGCTGCAAGTTG ACGGATGGAGCCGCTgactgccgggggcagggcctggcatcGGTGCCCAGCAGCCTCCCGCCGCACTCAAGGACGCTCATCCTGGACGCCAACCCCCTGCAGACGCTGTGGAACCACTCCCTGCAGCCTTACCCGCAACTGGAGCGCCTCAGCCTGCacggctgccgcctgcagcgcctgggCCGCGGCGCCTTCCGCCAGCAAGGCCGGTTGcgcagcctgggcctggctgacAACCGCCTGGCGCAGGACTACAGGGAGGCGGCCGCGGCGCTCCGCACGCTGCCGCGCCTGCAGACGCTGGACCTGGCGGGCAACTCCCTGACGGAAGACATGGCGGCCGTGCTGCTGCACAACCTGTCCTCGCTGGAGGCCGTGTCCCTGGCGAGGAACACCATCATGAGGCTGGATGAGTCGGTCTTCGAGGGCCTGGAGCACCTCCGCGAGCTGGATCTGCAGCGCAACTACATCTTCGAGATCGAGGGCGGCGCCTTCGACGGCCTGACGGAGCTGAGGCGGCTCCACTTGGCCTATAACAACCTGCCTTGCATCGTGGACTTCCGCCTCACGCAGCTGCACTTCCTGAACGTCAGCTACAACGGCCTGGAGTGGTTCCTGGCGTCCCGGACCGAGGCGGCCTTCGAGCTGGAGACGCTGGACCTGTCCCACAATCAGCTGCTGTTTTTCCCGCTCCTGCCCCAGTGCGGCAAGTTGCGCACGCTCCTGCTTCAGGACAACAACATGGGCTTCTACAGGGACCTGTACAACACCTCGTCGCCGCAGGAGATGGTGGCCCAGTTCCTGCTCGTGGACGGCAACGTGACCAACATCACCACCGTCCACCTCTGGGAGGAGTTTGCCTCCAGCAGCCTCCCGGACCTCCACCTCCTGGACTTGAGCCAGAACCAGTTCCAGTACCTGCCCGAGGGCTTCCTGAGGAAAATGCCTTCCCTCTCCCGCCTGGACCTCAACCGGAACTGCCTGATGACGCTCCACATCCGGGAGCAGGAGCCCCCCGGGGCGCTCACCGAGCTGGACCTGAGCCACAACCAGCTGTCCGAGCTGCACCTGGCGCCGGGGCCCAGCGGCTGCCTGAGGAACCTCCGCTCCTTCAACCTGAGCTCCAACCAGCTGCTGGGGGTCCCCCCTGGCCTTTTCGCCAGTGCCAGTAACCTCACTACAGTCGACATGAGCCACAATCAGATCTCCCTTTGCCCCTCACCAGCCCCCTCGGGCCGGGCGGCGCCCCACAGCTGCGTGGACTTCAGGCATATGGCGTCTCTCAGGAGCCTGTCTCTGGAGGGCTGCGGGCTGGAGGCGTTGCAGGACTCCCCGTTCCAGGGGACGCCCCTCACTCACTTAGACCTGTCCGGCAACTGGGGGGTTCTGAACGGGAGCGTCACCCCTCTCCGGGACGTTGCCCCCACGTTGCAGGTCCTGTCTCTCAGGAATGCGGgcctcagttccagcttcccggAGTTGGATTTCTCCGCGTTTGGGAATCTGCGCGACTTGGATCTGTCGGGAAATGCCTTGACCAGCTTCCCGAGGTTCGGGGGCAGCCGGGCCCTGCAGACCCTGGATCTCCGCAGAAACTCGCTCACGGCCCTTCCCCAGAGGGCTGTGTCCGAGCAGCTCTGGCGAAGCCTGCGGACCGTCTAcctcagtcagaatccctatgaCTGCTGCGCCGTGGAGGGCTGGGGGACCCTGCAGCGCCTGCAGGCCGTGGCCGACTTGGCCTTGGTCACTTGCAACCTCTCCTCCAAGGTCATCCGCGTGCTGGAGCTGCCGGGTAGTGTGTCTCAGGACTGTAAGTGGGAGCGGGTGGACACAGGCCTGCTCTACCTTGTGCTCATCCTTCCCAGCTGCCTCaccctgctggtggcctgcacCGTCATCTTCCTCACCTTTAAGAAGCCCCTGTTCCTGCTCATCAAGACCCGCTGCCGCTGGTCCTCCGTGtactga